The Vibrio agarivorans genome window below encodes:
- the eno gene encoding phosphopyruvate hydratase, with amino-acid sequence MSKIVKVLGREIIDSRGNPTVEAEVHLEGGFVGMAAAPSGASTGSREALELRDGDKARFLGKGVLKAVEAVNGAIAEALVGKDAKAQADIDQVMIDLDGTENKSKFGANAILAVSLANAKAAAAAKGMPLFEHIAELNGTAGQFSMPLPMMNIINGGEHADNNVDIQEFMIQPVGAKTLKEALRIGAEVFHNLAKVLKSKGYSTAVGDEGGFAPNLKSNAEALEVIAEAVAAAGYELGKDVTLAMDCAASEFFDKEAGIYNMKGEGKTFSSEEFNHYLAELANQFPIVSIEDGLDESDWDGFKHQTELLGDKLQLVGDDLFVTNTKILAEGIEKGVANSILIKFNQIGSLTETLAAIKMAKDAGYTAVISHRSGETEDATIADLAVGTAAGQIKTGSMSRSDRVAKYNQLIRIEEALGERAPYNGLKEVKGQA; translated from the coding sequence ATGTCTAAGATCGTTAAAGTTCTAGGTCGTGAAATCATCGACTCACGTGGTAACCCAACTGTAGAAGCTGAAGTACACCTAGAAGGCGGTTTCGTAGGTATGGCGGCAGCTCCATCTGGCGCATCTACTGGTTCTCGCGAAGCTCTTGAGCTACGTGACGGTGACAAAGCACGTTTCCTAGGTAAAGGTGTTCTTAAAGCAGTTGAAGCTGTAAACGGCGCAATCGCTGAAGCACTAGTTGGTAAAGACGCGAAAGCTCAAGCTGACATCGACCAAGTTATGATCGACCTAGACGGCACTGAGAACAAATCTAAGTTCGGTGCTAACGCAATCCTAGCTGTATCTCTAGCAAACGCGAAAGCAGCTGCTGCAGCTAAAGGCATGCCTCTATTCGAACACATCGCTGAACTAAACGGTACAGCTGGTCAGTTCTCTATGCCTCTACCAATGATGAACATCATCAACGGTGGTGAGCACGCAGACAACAACGTTGACATCCAAGAGTTCATGATCCAACCAGTTGGCGCTAAGACTCTTAAAGAAGCTCTACGTATCGGTGCAGAAGTATTCCACAACCTAGCTAAAGTTCTTAAGTCTAAAGGCTACAGCACTGCAGTTGGTGACGAAGGTGGTTTCGCTCCTAACCTTAAGTCTAACGCTGAAGCTCTAGAAGTTATCGCAGAAGCTGTTGCAGCTGCTGGTTACGAACTAGGTAAAGACGTTACTCTAGCTATGGACTGTGCTGCATCTGAGTTCTTCGACAAAGAAGCTGGCATCTACAACATGAAAGGCGAAGGTAAGACTTTCTCTTCTGAAGAGTTCAACCACTACCTAGCTGAGCTAGCTAACCAATTCCCAATCGTTTCTATCGAAGACGGTCTAGACGAGTCTGACTGGGATGGCTTCAAGCACCAAACTGAACTACTAGGTGACAAGCTTCAACTAGTAGGTGACGATCTATTCGTTACTAACACTAAGATCCTTGCTGAAGGTATCGAGAAAGGCGTAGCTAACTCTATCCTTATCAAGTTCAACCAAATCGGTTCTCTAACTGAGACTCTAGCTGCTATCAAGATGGCTAAAGACGCAGGTTACACAGCTGTAATCTCTCACCGTTCTGGCGAAACTGAAGATGCAACTATCGCTGATCTAGCGGTAGGTACTGCTGCAGGTCAAATCAAGACTGGTTCTATGAGCCGTTCTGACCGTGTTGCTAAGTACAACCAACTTATCCGTATCGAGGAAGCTCTAGGTGAGCGCGCTCCTTACAACGGTCTTAAAGAAGTTAAAGGCCAAGCTTAA
- a CDS encoding CTP synthase: MTTNYIFVTGGVVSSLGKGIAAASLAAILEARGLKVTMMKLDPYINVDPGTMSPTQHGEVFVTEDGAETDLDLGHYERFIRTKMTKRNNFTAGRVYSDVLAKERRGDYLGATIQVIPHITNSIKDRVIAGSEGHDVAIVEVGGTVGDIESLPFMEAIRQLAVELGRERAMFMHLTLVPYLAAAGEVKTKPTQHSVKELLSIGIQPDILVCRSDRMIPANERKKIALFCNVSEKAVISMKDVDSIYKIPQLIKSQGLDDLVCTRFGITAPEADLSEWEQVIYEEANPTGEVTIGMVGKYIELPDAYKSVNEALKHAGLKNRLSVNIKYVDSQDVESKGDEALAGLDAILVPGGFGDRGVEGKILAAKYARENKVPYLGICLGMQVALIEYARNVAGLEGAHSTEFNKETKYPVVGLITEWVDGEGKVEERTETSDLGGTMRLGSQLCHLEKGTKARELYGSATIHERHRHRYEVNNLLRPQIEKAGLKVSGLSADKKLVEMIENPDHPWFVAAQFHPEFTSTPRDGHPLFAGFVKAAGQNQRGEFEK, encoded by the coding sequence ATGACGACAAATTACATTTTTGTTACTGGCGGGGTTGTATCCTCTCTAGGTAAAGGTATTGCAGCAGCATCGCTTGCGGCTATTTTAGAAGCTCGTGGTCTTAAAGTGACTATGATGAAGCTTGACCCTTACATCAACGTTGACCCAGGCACAATGAGCCCTACTCAACATGGTGAAGTGTTCGTTACGGAAGATGGCGCTGAAACTGACCTTGACCTTGGTCACTATGAGCGATTCATTCGCACCAAGATGACCAAGCGTAACAACTTCACTGCAGGTCGTGTTTACTCTGACGTTTTAGCGAAAGAACGTCGCGGTGATTACCTAGGTGCAACTATTCAGGTAATCCCTCACATCACTAACTCAATCAAAGACCGCGTAATCGCAGGCTCTGAAGGTCACGACGTGGCTATCGTTGAGGTTGGTGGTACTGTGGGCGATATCGAGTCACTGCCATTTATGGAAGCGATTCGTCAGCTTGCTGTAGAGCTAGGTCGTGAGCGTGCAATGTTTATGCACCTTACACTGGTTCCTTACCTAGCAGCAGCAGGTGAAGTTAAAACGAAACCGACACAGCACTCTGTAAAAGAGCTTCTGTCTATCGGTATCCAACCAGATATTCTAGTTTGCCGCTCTGATCGTATGATCCCTGCAAACGAGCGTAAGAAGATCGCTCTGTTCTGTAACGTGTCTGAGAAAGCGGTAATCTCAATGAAGGACGTAGATTCTATCTACAAGATCCCTCAACTAATTAAATCTCAAGGTCTAGACGACCTAGTTTGTACACGTTTTGGCATCACTGCACCAGAAGCAGATCTTTCTGAGTGGGAGCAAGTGATCTATGAAGAAGCGAACCCAACGGGTGAAGTAACGATTGGTATGGTCGGTAAGTACATTGAACTGCCAGATGCATACAAATCAGTCAACGAAGCTCTGAAGCACGCGGGTCTTAAGAACCGTTTAAGTGTGAATATCAAGTACGTTGATTCACAAGACGTAGAGAGCAAAGGTGATGAAGCGCTAGCTGGCCTAGACGCTATCCTTGTACCGGGTGGCTTTGGTGACCGTGGTGTTGAAGGTAAGATCCTTGCAGCGAAATACGCTCGTGAAAACAAAGTACCGTACCTTGGCATCTGTCTAGGTATGCAAGTTGCTCTTATCGAGTACGCACGCAATGTTGCGGGTCTTGAAGGCGCGCATTCAACAGAATTTAACAAAGAGACCAAGTACCCTGTGGTAGGCTTGATCACTGAGTGGGTCGACGGCGAAGGTAAAGTTGAAGAGCGTACAGAAACCTCTGATCTAGGTGGTACAATGCGTCTAGGTTCACAGCTTTGTCACCTAGAAAAAGGTACCAAAGCTCGTGAGCTTTACGGTAGCGCAACGATTCATGAGCGTCACCGTCACCGTTACGAAGTGAACAACCTACTTCGTCCACAGATTGAAAAAGCAGGTCTTAAAGTTTCTGGTCTGTCAGCAGACAAGAAACTAGTGGAAATGATTGAGAACCCAGATCACCCATGGTTTGTGGCAGCTCAGTTCCACCCAGAATTTACCTCGACGCCTCGCGATGGTCATCCGCTATTCGCTGGCTTCGTAAAAGCTGCTGGTCAAAACCAGCGCGGTGAATTTGAGAAGTAA
- the mazG gene encoding nucleoside triphosphate pyrophosphohydrolase: MSHPIEQLETIMATLRHPQDGCPWDIKQTFDTIVPHTIEETYEVVDAIHNRDWSNLKEELGDLLFQVIFYSQMAKEQGLFDFSDVVEGVNEKLTRRHPHVFSDAEFVSDEEINANWEAEKAKEKAQVGKSEQSILDSIPASLPALLCATKIQKKCAKVGFDWNSLGPVVDKVQEEINEVMEEALQVTPEPEKIELELGDLMFAVVNLARHLDTNPEVALGKANRKFIERFKGVEIMANKRGKSLQDYNLDELEAFWVEVKNQSRE; this comes from the coding sequence ATGAGTCACCCAATTGAACAGCTTGAAACCATCATGGCAACGTTGCGTCATCCACAAGATGGTTGCCCGTGGGACATTAAACAAACTTTTGACACCATTGTACCGCATACCATCGAAGAGACTTATGAAGTGGTGGATGCGATTCATAACCGTGATTGGTCAAACCTAAAAGAAGAGTTAGGGGATCTACTGTTTCAAGTGATCTTCTATAGCCAGATGGCAAAAGAGCAGGGACTTTTTGATTTCTCTGATGTAGTGGAGGGGGTGAATGAGAAACTCACACGACGCCACCCGCACGTTTTTTCTGATGCTGAATTTGTTTCAGATGAAGAAATTAATGCCAACTGGGAGGCCGAAAAGGCAAAAGAGAAAGCGCAAGTAGGCAAATCAGAACAAAGTATTCTAGACTCAATACCAGCTTCTCTACCGGCTCTTTTGTGTGCTACAAAGATTCAGAAGAAATGTGCGAAAGTTGGGTTTGATTGGAATTCGCTAGGGCCTGTTGTCGATAAGGTTCAGGAAGAGATTAACGAGGTGATGGAAGAGGCGCTGCAAGTTACCCCAGAGCCTGAAAAGATTGAGTTAGAGCTGGGTGATTTGATGTTTGCTGTTGTTAACTTAGCGCGCCATTTGGATACCAACCCAGAGGTGGCGTTAGGCAAGGCAAATCGTAAGTTCATCGAGCGATTTAAGGGCGTTGAAATAATGGCGAATAAACGGGGTAAGTCATTGCAAGACTACAACCTGGATGAACTTGAAGCGTTTTGGGTTGAGGTAAAGAATCAAAGTCGAGAATAA
- the relA gene encoding GTP diphosphokinase, whose protein sequence is MVAVRSAHLNQDTEFELDTWITSLKQPPKIANALKSTYQLCETLVEGHEQGALLLWRGREMNEILVTLSMDKATLIAAQLFPVVSSGLFEQEQLEEKYGKEIVKMIEGVDEMAALGQLNVTLEGSAASSQVDNVRRMLLAMVDDFRAVVIKLAERITNLIEVKKAPDEVRRAAAKECANIYAPLANRLGIGQLKWEIEDYAFRYQQPDTYKQIAKQLSERRIVREQYIKDFVDDLTSEMKVSNIQAEVSGRPKHIYSIWRKMQKKSLAFDELFDVRAVRIIADKLQDCYAALGVVHTKYKHLPSEFDDYVANPKPNGYQSIHTVVLGPEGKTIEIQIRTKQMHEDSELGVAAHWKYKEGGSGRSGYDEKITWLRKLLDWQEEMSDSGEMLDELRSQVFDDRVYAFTPRGDVVDLPMGATPLDFAYHIHSEVGHRCIGAKVAGRIVPFTHKLAMGDQVEIITAKEPNPSRDWLNPSMGFVTSGRARAKINAWFRKQSREKNLEAGREILEVELVKIGATLKDAERYALKRFNVNTPDELYVGVGSGDLKINQIINHINALVNKPTAEEEDKQALEKLQEAENRSPAQSQPKKDAVVVEGVDNLMTHLARCCQPIPGDAIKGYITQGRGISVHRADCEQLEELSHHAPERIIDTVWGGGFIGSYTLTVRVEAMERGGLLKDITSLFANEKIKINSMKSRVDYRSQMSIMDFDLEVTNVEVLSRVTKRVEQIKDVMSVKRLG, encoded by the coding sequence ATGGTTGCGGTACGAAGTGCGCATTTAAACCAAGATACTGAGTTTGAGCTCGATACGTGGATCACGAGCTTAAAACAGCCCCCAAAAATAGCGAACGCGCTTAAGAGCACTTATCAGCTGTGTGAAACGCTGGTGGAAGGACATGAACAAGGTGCCTTGTTACTGTGGCGCGGGCGCGAAATGAATGAAATCTTGGTCACTTTGTCAATGGATAAAGCCACCCTGATAGCGGCGCAGTTGTTCCCTGTCGTTTCTAGTGGCTTGTTTGAGCAAGAGCAGCTGGAAGAAAAATACGGCAAAGAGATCGTTAAGATGATTGAGGGTGTCGATGAGATGGCAGCCCTTGGTCAATTAAACGTGACCTTGGAAGGCAGCGCGGCATCCTCACAAGTCGATAACGTTCGTCGTATGCTGCTAGCAATGGTGGATGACTTCCGAGCGGTGGTGATTAAGCTTGCGGAGCGCATCACCAACCTTATTGAAGTAAAGAAAGCGCCCGATGAAGTGCGTCGCGCGGCCGCAAAAGAGTGTGCCAACATTTACGCGCCGCTGGCAAACCGTTTAGGTATCGGTCAGCTCAAGTGGGAGATCGAAGATTACGCCTTCCGCTACCAACAACCTGACACCTATAAGCAGATAGCAAAACAGCTTTCTGAGCGCCGTATTGTGCGCGAGCAGTACATCAAAGACTTTGTTGACGACCTCACGTCAGAGATGAAAGTGTCTAATATCCAAGCTGAAGTCAGTGGCCGACCAAAACATATCTACAGCATTTGGCGCAAAATGCAGAAGAAAAGCCTTGCCTTTGATGAGCTTTTTGACGTGCGTGCCGTGCGTATTATCGCCGATAAACTGCAAGACTGTTACGCAGCGCTTGGCGTGGTGCATACCAAATATAAACATTTGCCAAGCGAGTTTGATGACTATGTCGCCAATCCCAAGCCAAATGGCTACCAGTCTATCCATACCGTAGTCTTAGGGCCGGAAGGCAAAACCATCGAGATTCAAATTCGCACCAAACAGATGCATGAAGACTCTGAGCTAGGTGTTGCTGCACACTGGAAATATAAAGAGGGTGGCAGTGGCCGCAGTGGTTATGATGAGAAGATCACTTGGCTACGCAAACTCCTCGATTGGCAAGAAGAGATGTCAGACTCGGGCGAGATGTTGGATGAGCTTCGCAGCCAGGTGTTTGATGATCGCGTTTATGCCTTTACGCCACGTGGGGATGTGGTTGACTTGCCAATGGGGGCGACGCCACTTGATTTTGCCTACCATATTCACTCTGAAGTGGGGCACCGTTGTATCGGCGCGAAAGTGGCAGGACGCATTGTTCCGTTTACGCATAAATTAGCGATGGGGGATCAGGTTGAGATCATCACCGCTAAAGAGCCAAACCCTTCACGCGATTGGCTAAACCCATCAATGGGCTTTGTCACATCAGGACGTGCACGTGCGAAGATCAATGCTTGGTTCCGCAAACAGAGTCGCGAGAAGAACCTTGAAGCAGGACGAGAGATCCTTGAAGTCGAGCTAGTTAAGATTGGTGCCACGCTTAAAGATGCCGAGCGATATGCTCTCAAGCGTTTTAACGTCAATACTCCAGATGAGCTCTATGTCGGTGTTGGCAGTGGTGACTTAAAGATCAATCAGATCATTAACCACATCAATGCCCTTGTGAACAAACCAACGGCAGAAGAAGAAGACAAACAAGCACTTGAGAAGCTGCAAGAGGCAGAAAACCGATCACCAGCCCAAAGCCAACCTAAAAAAGATGCGGTTGTAGTTGAGGGGGTGGATAACTTGATGACCCACCTGGCACGTTGCTGTCAGCCGATTCCTGGTGATGCGATTAAAGGATATATCACTCAAGGTCGCGGTATTTCGGTACACCGTGCAGATTGTGAGCAGCTCGAAGAGCTGAGTCATCACGCCCCAGAGCGCATTATCGATACGGTATGGGGTGGTGGCTTTATTGGCTCATATACCCTTACCGTTCGTGTTGAGGCGATGGAGCGCGGCGGCCTGCTAAAAGATATTACTTCTCTGTTTGCCAATGAGAAAATTAAGATCAATAGCATGAAGAGCCGGGTCGACTATCGCAGTCAAATGTCGATCATGGACTTTGATCTTGAAGTGACCAACGTTGAGGTACTGTCACGAGTAACAAAACGTGTCGAGCAGATTAAAGACGTCATGTCAGTAAAACGCTTAGGATAA
- the rlmD gene encoding 23S rRNA (uracil(1939)-C(5))-methyltransferase RlmD, whose amino-acid sequence MARIFQAKKKTPLNTKHFEVKVDKIDHHGTGIAFHNRKPVFIDGALPDEKVLIQLVEEKSKFAKAKLIKVLKPSDKRIQPFCPHYAQCGGCNMQHLSSDDQRDYKALALSGLFKKLAKQELPLSETLSDETPDYRRRVRFSVFWDKKLKQLSFGFRKKQSKQIVDIDACPILANELNALLPSLQACLSQFQHPERLGHVELVKGDNTNIVLVRTIKALGEKDREQLAACCQSLNVTLYLHQGDEALERVFGEVGHYLEAGVTIPFEPVNFIQVNKKVNEKMVAQALDWLSLNSNDRVLDLFCGLGNFSLPIAKKVKSVIGVEGVQSMVDKATDNAQLNQLDNVAFYQANLEQDISHKAWAEQQFDKVLLDPARAGATGIVDHIAKLGAQRVVYVSCNPATLARDSQSLLAQGFTMTRLGMLDMFPHTSHLESMALFER is encoded by the coding sequence ATGGCGCGTATTTTCCAAGCAAAGAAAAAGACTCCTCTTAACACCAAGCACTTTGAGGTCAAAGTAGACAAAATTGACCATCACGGCACCGGTATCGCTTTTCACAATCGTAAACCCGTATTTATCGATGGTGCGTTGCCAGACGAAAAAGTGTTGATTCAATTGGTAGAAGAGAAGAGTAAGTTTGCTAAAGCGAAGCTGATCAAAGTGCTCAAACCGAGTGATAAGCGTATTCAGCCATTCTGCCCGCATTATGCGCAATGTGGAGGGTGTAATATGCAGCACCTTTCAAGCGATGACCAACGTGACTACAAAGCTTTGGCCTTATCTGGTCTATTCAAAAAGCTTGCTAAGCAAGAGTTACCGTTGTCTGAAACGCTCTCTGACGAGACGCCAGATTACCGCCGTCGTGTACGCTTCAGTGTTTTCTGGGACAAAAAGCTAAAGCAACTGAGTTTTGGTTTTCGTAAAAAGCAGAGTAAGCAGATTGTCGATATTGATGCTTGCCCAATTCTAGCCAATGAGCTCAATGCACTTTTGCCGTCACTCCAAGCTTGTCTGAGTCAATTTCAACACCCGGAGCGCCTAGGGCACGTTGAGTTAGTGAAAGGTGATAATACCAATATTGTGTTGGTTAGAACGATCAAAGCGCTTGGTGAGAAAGACAGAGAGCAACTTGCAGCTTGCTGCCAGTCACTGAATGTCACGCTTTACCTTCATCAAGGCGATGAAGCCCTAGAGCGAGTGTTTGGAGAGGTAGGGCATTATTTAGAAGCGGGTGTTACGATTCCTTTTGAACCTGTGAACTTTATTCAGGTCAATAAGAAGGTCAATGAGAAAATGGTCGCTCAAGCCTTAGATTGGCTCTCCCTTAATTCGAATGATCGTGTGCTTGACCTGTTCTGTGGTTTGGGCAACTTCAGCTTACCAATCGCTAAAAAAGTGAAAAGTGTCATCGGAGTTGAAGGGGTGCAGTCGATGGTGGACAAAGCCACTGATAATGCCCAACTTAACCAGCTAGATAATGTGGCTTTCTATCAGGCGAACCTTGAACAGGATATTTCCCACAAAGCGTGGGCAGAGCAGCAGTTCGACAAAGTGCTGCTTGACCCAGCAAGGGCTGGCGCAACAGGTATCGTAGATCACATTGCGAAGCTTGGCGCTCAACGAGTGGTGTATGTTTCATGCAATCCTGCTACTCTTGCCAGGGACAGTCAGAGCTTGTTGGCTCAGGGCTTTACAATGACACGATTGGGGATGTTGGACATGTTCCCTCACACCAGTCACCTAGAGTCGATGGCATTGTTTGAGCGATAA
- the barA gene encoding two-component sensor histidine kinase BarA: MTRYGLRARVITLTLAPTLIIGILLCGFFSFTRYHDLERQVINSGLSIVEPLAIASEDGMVTQSRESVRRIISYAHRKNSKFVRSIAVFDSRHELFVTSNFHPQFQSLTYDSNELIPLLPSIQIDDNTLILRAPIIPETRFVAIPDLNEHDAQALGYVSMELDLSPLRLQQYREIIIAIAVMILGIALSTAFAIRLMHDVTRPIDHMRRVVDRIRRGHVDVRIDGKMHGELDSLKNGINAMAESLSAYHTEMQHSIDQATSDLRETLEQLEIQNVELDIAKKRAQEAARVKSEFLANMSHELRTPLNGVIGFARQMLKTQLTPSQTDYLQTIEKSANNLLSIINDILDFSKLEAGKLALENIPFDFQESLDEVVSLQATSAHEKGLELTLKIDPKIPVGVIGDPLRIQQVLTNLVGNSIKFTERGNIDISVELRSQKEDAIELQFMVRDTGIGISERQQAQLFQAFSQADASISRRYGGTGLGLVITQKLVSYMGGEISLTSRLHQGSTFWYTLRLATTDMPVSDLVETDSLLGRSLLLVEPNMQAATVLQQTLSTAGLQVNYRSTMPSESGTFDYAIINFAPDHSHTFDEVSEQIKLAKTLATHVTIGLPSTELALANQITSELNVQCIAKPLSRRKLLQNLLVQQPELALPQPIIREPQQLMPLTVMAVDDNPANLKLITALLKERVKTVITCNDGIEAVEYAQQEKFDIILMDIQMPRMDGVTACNAIKASELNKDTPIVAVTAHAMQGERDRLLKAGMDDYLTKPIEEHILQQVLVRWNPNTDESQVMMLPLEHETSETKASPAKPQTSRQDLIIDWQLALKQSANKEDLAKDMLQMLVAFIPEVITVVDSVLEPDTEQQYDLLHYVHKLNGSCSYSGVPRLKKVCAELEKGLRLEMTIEDLEPELFELQDEMEKVIAAAQPYLT, encoded by the coding sequence ATGACGCGATATGGCTTACGTGCACGGGTAATAACACTCACCCTAGCCCCCACACTTATCATAGGTATTCTACTGTGTGGTTTTTTCTCCTTCACTCGTTACCACGATTTGGAACGACAGGTAATCAACTCTGGCTTAAGTATCGTTGAGCCTCTGGCTATTGCCAGTGAAGATGGCATGGTGACGCAAAGCCGTGAATCGGTCAGACGTATTATCAGTTATGCCCATCGTAAAAATTCTAAGTTTGTCCGCAGTATTGCGGTGTTTGACTCGAGGCATGAGCTTTTTGTGACCTCAAACTTTCACCCGCAGTTTCAGTCTCTCACCTATGATAGCAATGAGTTAATCCCTCTATTGCCTTCGATTCAAATAGACGACAACACACTCATCTTGCGTGCCCCTATCATTCCCGAAACCCGTTTTGTGGCGATACCAGACCTCAACGAACACGATGCGCAAGCGCTGGGCTATGTCTCGATGGAACTCGATCTCTCGCCTCTACGATTGCAGCAATATCGTGAAATCATCATTGCGATAGCGGTAATGATCCTTGGTATAGCCCTATCGACCGCCTTTGCGATTCGCTTGATGCACGACGTGACCCGACCAATTGATCACATGCGCCGCGTGGTGGATCGTATTCGCCGTGGTCATGTCGATGTGCGAATTGATGGCAAGATGCACGGTGAACTCGACTCGTTGAAAAACGGTATTAACGCAATGGCGGAATCTTTGTCTGCTTACCATACCGAGATGCAACACAGTATCGATCAGGCCACCTCCGATTTGCGCGAAACCTTGGAGCAGCTTGAGATACAGAACGTTGAACTCGATATCGCGAAAAAACGCGCCCAAGAAGCCGCCCGCGTAAAATCAGAGTTTTTGGCTAATATGTCACACGAGCTACGCACACCACTCAATGGTGTGATCGGCTTTGCTCGTCAAATGCTAAAAACCCAGCTAACACCTAGCCAAACTGACTACCTTCAAACTATTGAAAAATCGGCCAACAACCTATTGAGTATCATTAACGATATTCTCGACTTCTCTAAACTCGAAGCCGGTAAGCTGGCGCTTGAGAACATTCCGTTTGATTTCCAAGAGAGCCTCGACGAAGTCGTTAGTCTGCAAGCGACCTCCGCCCATGAGAAAGGCCTTGAGCTGACACTGAAGATTGACCCGAAAATCCCTGTAGGGGTGATCGGAGACCCGCTACGTATTCAACAAGTGCTGACGAACTTGGTCGGCAACTCCATCAAGTTTACCGAGCGCGGTAACATCGATATCAGCGTTGAGCTTCGCTCTCAAAAAGAAGATGCAATAGAGCTGCAATTTATGGTGCGTGACACAGGTATCGGCATCTCTGAGCGTCAACAAGCGCAGTTGTTCCAAGCTTTCTCTCAGGCGGATGCCAGTATATCTCGCCGCTATGGTGGCACAGGATTAGGTTTGGTTATCACCCAAAAACTCGTGAGTTACATGGGAGGGGAAATCAGCTTAACCAGTCGTCTGCACCAAGGCTCAACCTTCTGGTATACCCTTCGTCTTGCAACAACAGATATGCCAGTGTCTGATCTGGTTGAAACTGACAGCCTCTTAGGTCGTAGCTTATTATTGGTTGAGCCAAACATGCAGGCAGCAACAGTATTGCAGCAAACGCTCTCCACTGCAGGCTTGCAAGTGAACTACCGCTCGACGATGCCAAGTGAAAGTGGCACTTTTGACTATGCGATCATTAACTTTGCACCCGATCATTCGCACACCTTCGATGAAGTCAGTGAGCAAATAAAACTCGCGAAAACACTCGCCACACACGTCACTATTGGCCTGCCGAGTACGGAGTTAGCACTCGCTAACCAAATCACCTCTGAGCTCAACGTGCAGTGCATCGCCAAGCCACTCTCACGCAGAAAACTGCTACAGAACTTGCTTGTGCAACAGCCAGAGTTAGCTCTGCCACAACCGATAATACGCGAACCACAACAACTGATGCCTTTAACGGTTATGGCGGTTGATGACAACCCTGCAAACTTGAAATTGATTACGGCTCTACTCAAAGAGCGTGTGAAAACCGTCATCACCTGTAATGATGGCATTGAGGCTGTCGAATATGCCCAACAAGAGAAGTTCGATATCATCTTGATGGACATTCAGATGCCAAGAATGGATGGCGTCACAGCGTGTAATGCCATCAAAGCCTCAGAGCTCAACAAGGATACGCCTATCGTGGCTGTGACTGCTCATGCCATGCAAGGCGAGCGCGACCGCTTACTCAAGGCAGGTATGGATGACTACCTCACCAAACCGATTGAAGAACACATATTGCAACAGGTGCTCGTTCGCTGGAATCCAAACACTGATGAGAGTCAGGTAATGATGCTGCCGCTCGAGCATGAGACTAGCGAAACCAAAGCCTCCCCTGCAAAGCCACAGACCAGCCGACAGGATCTCATTATCGACTGGCAGCTCGCCCTCAAACAATCGGCCAACAAGGAAGATCTCGCCAAAGACATGCTGCAGATGTTGGTGGCCTTTATTCCTGAGGTCATCACCGTGGTTGATAGTGTATTGGAGCCAGACACAGAGCAGCAATATGACCTGCTGCATTACGTACATAAACTCAATGGCAGTTGTTCATACAGTGGGGTTCCACGCTTGAAAAAGGTGTGTGCTGAACTAGAAAAAGGGTTGCGCTTAGAAATGACTATCGAAGATTTGGAACCTGAGTTATTTGAGCTGCAAGATGAGATGGAGAAAGTGATTGCGGCAGCGCAACCTTATCTCACCTAA
- the acpS gene encoding holo-ACP synthase: protein MPVVGLGTDIVEIERIETALERSNALAKRVLSASEFTVFEVSKQPARFLAKRFAVKEAAAKALGTGIARGVSFQDFTVSNDELGKPELTLTGVAQQFADSLGAHAALVTIADEKRYAVATVILES from the coding sequence ATGCCAGTTGTCGGCTTAGGAACGGATATCGTTGAGATTGAGCGTATTGAAACGGCGTTAGAGCGCAGCAATGCACTGGCTAAACGAGTCTTATCTGCGAGTGAATTCACCGTGTTTGAGGTTAGCAAGCAACCTGCGCGTTTCTTGGCTAAACGGTTTGCTGTTAAAGAAGCGGCTGCGAAAGCCCTAGGGACAGGTATTGCGCGCGGTGTCAGCTTTCAAGACTTTACCGTCAGTAATGATGAGTTAGGTAAACCAGAGCTGACATTAACCGGAGTGGCTCAACAGTTTGCCGATTCTCTCGGCGCTCATGCCGCGCTGGTGACTATCGCAGATGAAAAGCGCTATGCGGTCGCTACGGTGATCCTTGAGTCCTAG